In Cloacibacterium caeni, a single window of DNA contains:
- a CDS encoding MerR family transcriptional regulator, with protein MKLNLPDKLYYSIGEVSKAFGVNASLIRYWEQEFPIIKPKKNKKGNRYFTPEDIKNLKIIYHLVKEKGYTLDGARIALTTNQKINETVEVLDRLEFVKSELLKLKNSLLDRDEAV; from the coding sequence ATGAAACTCAATTTACCAGACAAATTATACTATTCTATAGGAGAAGTTTCAAAAGCTTTCGGTGTAAATGCTTCCTTAATCAGATATTGGGAGCAAGAATTTCCTATTATAAAACCTAAGAAAAACAAAAAAGGAAACCGTTATTTTACTCCAGAAGACATCAAAAATCTTAAAATCATTTATCATCTCGTAAAAGAAAAGGGTTATACTTTAGACGGCGCCAGAATTGCACTTACTACCAATCAAAAAATCAATGAAACGGTAGAAGTTTTAGACCGTTTAGAATTTGTGAAATCTGAACTTTTGAAACTCAAAAATTCTTTATTAGATAGAGACGAAGCCGTTTAA
- a CDS encoding SMP-30/gluconolactonase/LRE family protein: MFKKITAFFFAFFLIVNCSSKKSIISNDLVQKNAEIELVSSQFSFTEGPASDAFGNVYFTDQPNDKIYVWNWKTNQIEEFLDKTGRANGTFFDQKGNLLTCSDENGEIWKINEDGVAEVLTTSFEGKRLNGPNDLWVDENNGIYFTDPLYVRDYWKNFKQEIQEKNLYYRNSDGKIAKLDTFTQPNGIVGSQKLKKLYVSDIDANKTYVYDIQGDGKLANKKLFCNLGSDGMTLDNLGNLYLTGKGVTVFNKNGEQIHHISVPENWTANVTFGGENFSTLFITASKSVYTLKMNVSGIK; encoded by the coding sequence ATGTTTAAAAAAATCACTGCATTTTTCTTCGCTTTCTTTCTGATTGTGAATTGTTCTTCAAAAAAATCCATAATATCAAACGATTTGGTTCAAAAAAATGCAGAAATAGAGCTTGTTTCCAGCCAATTTAGCTTCACAGAAGGTCCTGCTTCTGATGCGTTTGGAAATGTTTATTTTACAGATCAACCGAATGACAAAATTTACGTTTGGAACTGGAAAACCAATCAAATTGAAGAATTTCTAGATAAAACAGGAAGAGCTAACGGAACTTTTTTTGACCAAAAAGGAAATTTACTGACGTGTTCTGATGAAAACGGAGAAATTTGGAAAATCAACGAAGATGGAGTAGCAGAAGTGTTAACCACCAGTTTTGAAGGCAAAAGATTAAACGGTCCTAATGATTTATGGGTGGATGAAAACAACGGAATTTACTTTACAGACCCTTTATATGTGAGAGATTATTGGAAAAATTTCAAACAAGAAATTCAAGAAAAAAACTTGTATTACAGAAATTCTGATGGTAAAATTGCCAAATTAGATACTTTCACTCAACCCAATGGAATTGTAGGAAGTCAGAAATTGAAAAAATTGTACGTTTCTGATATTGATGCCAATAAAACTTATGTGTATGACATTCAAGGAGATGGGAAATTGGCAAATAAAAAATTATTTTGCAATTTAGGTTCAGATGGAATGACTTTAGATAATCTCGGAAACCTTTATTTAACTGGAAAAGGAGTGACGGTTTTTAATAAAAATGGAGAACAAATTCATCATATTTCTGTGCCAGAAAATTGGACGGCAAATGTAACTTTCGGTGGCGAAAATTTCTCTACTCTGTTTATAACTGCTTCTAAATCAGTTTACACGCTAAAAATGAATGTTTCAGGAATTAAATAA
- a CDS encoding DEAD/DEAH box helicase, whose product MELQPIYEKLQIQEMNQMQKSTFQSSENEQDIILLSPTGSGKTLAFLFPVLRNLQKDISGIQAIILVPARELALQIEQVFKNMGTDFKVTICYGGHDKKIEINNLTEAPAVLIGTPGRISYHLKNNNFEPKTIKTLVLDEFDKALELGFEEDMNLIISSLKNISQRFLTSATAMDNIPKFVGLNNEKTLNFLKLGEAKPNIQLKKVMTIPEEKLETLFKLICKIGNKRTLIFCNHRDAVDRISELLREKGIDRETFHGGMEQDERERALLKFRNDSTRILITTDLASRGLDIPEVESIVHYQLPPKEDAFIHRNGRTARMHAKGFAYLIMTEEENFPFIKGNTPEENITENYRIPAKTPFQTIYISAGKKDKVNKVDIVGYLIKKGELSKDDIGIIEVKDTTSYVAVARNKVKDVLKKLANEKLKGKKIKMEIAY is encoded by the coding sequence ATGGAATTACAACCAATTTATGAAAAACTGCAGATTCAGGAAATGAATCAAATGCAGAAATCTACCTTTCAATCATCTGAAAACGAACAAGATATCATTTTACTTTCCCCAACAGGTTCGGGAAAAACGCTCGCATTTTTGTTTCCTGTGCTTAGAAATTTGCAAAAAGATATTTCGGGAATTCAAGCGATTATTCTGGTTCCGGCAAGAGAATTGGCACTGCAAATAGAACAAGTTTTCAAAAATATGGGAACCGATTTTAAGGTAACTATTTGCTATGGTGGTCACGATAAAAAAATTGAAATCAACAATCTTACTGAAGCTCCTGCTGTATTAATAGGAACTCCAGGAAGAATTTCTTATCATCTCAAAAATAATAATTTCGAGCCGAAAACCATTAAAACTTTGGTTTTAGATGAATTCGACAAAGCTTTAGAATTAGGTTTTGAAGAAGATATGAATTTAATTATCAGCTCTTTAAAAAATATTTCTCAGCGTTTTCTTACTTCTGCAACTGCGATGGATAATATCCCGAAATTTGTAGGATTAAACAACGAAAAAACCCTCAATTTTTTGAAATTAGGCGAAGCAAAACCTAATATTCAACTGAAAAAAGTGATGACGATTCCAGAAGAAAAACTGGAAACACTTTTTAAACTCATTTGTAAAATCGGGAACAAAAGAACGCTAATTTTCTGCAATCACAGAGATGCTGTGGATAGAATTTCTGAACTTTTAAGAGAAAAAGGCATCGATAGAGAAACCTTTCACGGTGGTATGGAACAAGACGAAAGAGAACGCGCTTTGTTGAAATTCAGAAATGATTCTACCCGAATTTTAATCACTACCGATTTGGCTTCCAGAGGTTTAGACATTCCAGAAGTAGAATCTATTGTGCATTATCAATTACCACCAAAAGAAGACGCTTTCATCCACAGAAACGGAAGAACTGCAAGAATGCATGCTAAAGGTTTTGCTTATTTAATTATGACTGAGGAAGAAAATTTCCCTTTCATTAAAGGAAATACGCCAGAAGAAAACATTACTGAAAATTACAGAATTCCGGCAAAAACGCCTTTCCAAACGATTTATATAAGCGCAGGAAAAAAGGACAAAGTCAACAAAGTAGATATTGTAGGTTACCTTATCAAAAAAGGAGAATTGTCTAAAGATGATATTGGCATCATTGAAGTAAAAGACACTACTTCTTACGTTGCAGTTGCCCGAAACAAAGTGAAAGATGTTCTGAAAAAACTTGCCAACGAAAAGCTAAAAGGCAAGAAAATAAAAATGGAAATCGCTTATTAA
- the rpsA gene encoding 30S ribosomal protein S1, whose protein sequence is MSELTNQEALLNANVAPEQFDWDSFESGLDADARKEKNDLEEIYKGSLNDLSETDVIIGKVVRLTDKEAIVDINFKSEGVISLNEFRYNQGLKVGDEVEVMVDRREDKSGQLQLSHKKARTLKAWDRVNEYHESGEIVNGFVKSRTKGGMIVDVFGIEAFLPGSQIDVKPIKDYDQFVGKTMEFKVVKINPEFKNVVVSHKALIEADIEGQKKEIIAQLEKGQVLEGTVKNITSYGVFIDLGGVDGLIHITDLSWSRVNHPSEILSDGQVVKVVILDFDDEKTRIQLGMKQLEAHPWDALSADLKVGDKVKGKVVVLADYGAFVEVAPGVEGLIHVSEMSWSTHLRSAGDFVKIGDEVEAVVLTLDREERKISLGIKQLTPDPWADIQTKYPVGSQHVGTVRNFTNFGVFVELEEGIDGLIYISDLSWTKKIKHPSEFCAVGDKLDVIVLELDTEARRLSLGHKQLTENPWDKFETKYAEGTVHSGKATDVFDKGAQVQFEDAEVEAFAPSRLLEKEDGSKIKKGETADFKVIEFNKEFKRVVVSHTGIFRDEEKKAAKESKPAASSSGEEKSTLGDIDALAELKKRMEEGK, encoded by the coding sequence ATGTCTGAATTGACAAACCAAGAAGCATTATTAAATGCAAACGTAGCACCAGAACAATTTGATTGGGATTCTTTTGAATCAGGTCTTGACGCTGATGCAAGAAAAGAAAAAAATGATTTAGAAGAAATCTACAAAGGTTCTCTTAATGATCTTTCTGAAACTGATGTTATCATCGGTAAAGTAGTAAGATTAACAGACAAAGAAGCGATTGTAGATATCAATTTCAAATCAGAAGGTGTAATTTCTCTTAACGAATTCCGTTACAACCAAGGTCTTAAAGTAGGTGATGAAGTAGAAGTAATGGTAGACAGAAGAGAAGATAAATCTGGTCAATTACAATTATCTCACAAAAAAGCTAGAACGCTTAAAGCTTGGGATAGAGTAAATGAATACCATGAGTCTGGAGAAATCGTAAACGGTTTCGTAAAATCTAGAACTAAAGGTGGTATGATTGTAGATGTTTTCGGTATCGAAGCATTCTTACCAGGTTCTCAAATTGATGTTAAACCAATCAAAGATTACGATCAATTCGTAGGTAAAACTATGGAATTCAAAGTGGTGAAAATCAACCCTGAGTTCAAAAACGTAGTTGTATCTCACAAAGCGTTAATCGAAGCTGATATCGAAGGTCAGAAAAAAGAAATCATCGCTCAATTAGAGAAAGGTCAAGTTCTTGAAGGAACAGTTAAGAACATTACTTCTTACGGTGTATTCATAGATTTAGGAGGTGTAGATGGTCTTATCCACATTACAGATCTTTCTTGGTCTAGAGTTAACCATCCATCAGAAATCCTTTCAGACGGACAAGTGGTGAAAGTGGTTATCCTTGATTTCGATGATGAGAAAACTAGAATCCAATTAGGTATGAAGCAATTAGAAGCTCATCCTTGGGATGCTCTTTCTGCTGACTTAAAAGTAGGTGACAAAGTAAAAGGAAAAGTAGTAGTTCTTGCTGACTATGGTGCATTCGTAGAAGTTGCTCCAGGTGTAGAAGGTCTTATCCACGTTTCTGAAATGTCTTGGTCTACTCACTTAAGATCTGCTGGTGATTTCGTGAAAATTGGTGACGAAGTAGAGGCTGTAGTTCTTACTTTAGATAGAGAAGAAAGAAAAATTTCTTTAGGAATTAAGCAATTAACTCCAGATCCATGGGCTGATATCCAAACTAAATATCCAGTTGGTTCTCAACACGTTGGTACTGTAAGAAACTTCACTAACTTTGGTGTATTCGTAGAACTAGAAGAAGGAATTGATGGTCTTATCTATATTTCTGATCTTTCTTGGACTAAGAAAATCAAGCATCCATCTGAGTTCTGTGCTGTAGGTGATAAACTAGACGTAATCGTTCTAGAATTAGATACTGAAGCTAGAAGACTTTCTTTAGGTCACAAACAATTGACTGAAAATCCTTGGGATAAATTCGAAACTAAATATGCAGAAGGAACTGTTCACTCAGGAAAAGCTACAGATGTTTTCGATAAAGGTGCTCAAGTTCAGTTCGAAGATGCTGAAGTAGAAGCTTTCGCTCCTTCTAGATTATTAGAAAAAGAAGATGGTTCTAAAATCAAAAAAGGTGAAACTGCTGATTTCAAAGTAATCGAGTTCAACAAAGAATTCAAAAGAGTAGTAGTATCTCACACTGGTATCTTCAGAGATGAAGAGAAAAAAGCTGCAAAGGAATCTAAACCAGCTGCATCTTCTTCAGGTGAAGAAAAATCTACACTTGGTGATATTGATGCTTTGGCAGAATTAAAGAAAAGAATGGAAGAAGGTAAATAA
- the rplS gene encoding 50S ribosomal protein L19, protein MDLLKYVQDKYIAKKEFPEFKAGDTITVYYEIKEGNKTRTQFFKGVVIQLRGTGATKTFTIRKMSGDVGVERVFPINMPALQKIEVDRRGKVRRSRIFYFRDLRGKRARIKDAAYKK, encoded by the coding sequence ATGGATTTATTAAAGTACGTACAAGACAAGTACATTGCTAAAAAAGAATTCCCAGAATTCAAAGCTGGTGATACCATTACTGTGTATTACGAAATTAAAGAAGGTAACAAAACGAGAACTCAGTTCTTCAAAGGAGTTGTAATCCAATTGAGAGGAACAGGTGCTACTAAAACTTTCACCATCAGAAAAATGAGCGGTGATGTAGGTGTAGAAAGAGTTTTCCCAATCAACATGCCTGCTTTACAAAAAATTGAAGTAGATAGAAGAGGAAAAGTTAGAAGATCTAGAATTTTCTACTTCAGAGATCTTAGAGGTAAGAGAGCAAGAATCAAAGATGCTGCTTACAAAAAGTAA
- a CDS encoding helix-turn-helix domain-containing protein translates to MFTIVFTYVNYNYYICNMNINDRFTKILEYSGFTASDFADEIDVQRSSISHIISGRNKPSLEFIVKIKNRFPEINWDWIILGQGEMLQNNSALSTSESKINLEEENSSPDLFTLIDEDYKNEIFIQENLQKETPRESNTSFPTPKKEKISDSQRLEVQEDISEVQNIVNQSITNSPTENKIKRIVFFYENGKFEAFEP, encoded by the coding sequence TTGTTTACAATTGTATTCACTTATGTAAATTATAATTATTACATTTGTAACATGAATATAAATGACAGATTTACTAAAATTTTAGAATATTCTGGATTTACCGCATCAGATTTTGCAGACGAAATAGATGTTCAGCGTTCCAGTATTTCACATATCATTTCGGGAAGAAATAAACCTTCCCTAGAATTCATTGTCAAGATTAAAAACAGATTTCCAGAAATCAATTGGGACTGGATCATTTTAGGTCAGGGAGAAATGCTACAAAATAATTCTGCTCTATCCACTAGCGAATCAAAAATAAATCTAGAGGAAGAAAATTCTTCGCCTGATCTTTTTACATTAATTGATGAAGATTATAAAAATGAAATTTTCATTCAAGAAAATCTTCAAAAAGAAACACCGCGAGAATCTAATACATCTTTCCCTACTCCAAAAAAAGAAAAAATAAGCGATTCTCAGCGATTAGAAGTTCAGGAAGACATTTCAGAAGTTCAAAATATTGTAAATCAATCAATTACAAATTCACCTACTGAAAACAAGATTAAGAGAATTGTTTTCTTCTACGAAAACGGAAAATTTGAAGCTTTTGAACCCTAG